One genomic region from Haloprofundus salinisoli encodes:
- a CDS encoding DUF1616 domain-containing protein: MSHSPYSRRSPWFTDLVAALALLGVSAAAIHTSLTGLPRLLLTMPLVLFLPGYALVSTIFPDRNTTSRTAFDDAVSGLRNPLPTARSVTGVERVALAVVGSALVVPLVALGVHFSPQPIELLPIAVGVEGTTGVLLLVAAVRRATLDADERYAPPHPTAITGLFSSRPPEHPMRGRAEGGRLPAVALALSLLVLLSTVGYAATVPTDDAGFTEFYVETENVDGNTQSMYQNQFTAGEPANITFGVENREQQTESYTVVVLSERVQTNDNETTVTESEQIGAADLTLDSRENVSRDVTVTPSMTGDVRFTLLLYRDGAPADPSAENAYRSLKLYVTVSGDGQNGSLAGPAASDSTLVTDSLSTSAIRTTSTP; this comes from the coding sequence GTGTCTCACTCCCCGTACTCGCGCCGCAGTCCGTGGTTCACCGACCTCGTCGCCGCGCTCGCGCTCCTCGGCGTCTCGGCCGCGGCGATTCACACCTCCCTCACCGGACTGCCGCGGCTCCTCCTCACGATGCCGCTCGTACTGTTCCTGCCGGGGTATGCGCTCGTCTCTACCATCTTCCCCGACCGGAACACGACTTCCCGAACCGCCTTCGACGACGCCGTCTCCGGCCTTCGGAACCCGCTTCCGACCGCGCGGTCGGTGACGGGTGTCGAGCGCGTCGCGCTCGCGGTTGTCGGGAGTGCTCTGGTCGTCCCGCTGGTCGCGCTGGGCGTCCACTTCTCGCCGCAGCCGATCGAACTGCTTCCCATCGCCGTCGGCGTCGAGGGGACGACGGGCGTGCTATTGCTCGTCGCCGCGGTGCGGCGAGCGACGCTCGACGCGGACGAGCGCTACGCGCCGCCGCACCCGACTGCCATCACCGGACTGTTCAGCTCGCGGCCGCCGGAACATCCGATGCGCGGACGCGCCGAGGGCGGACGGCTCCCGGCCGTCGCGCTCGCGCTGAGCCTGCTCGTCTTGCTCTCGACGGTCGGCTATGCGGCGACGGTACCGACCGACGACGCCGGCTTCACCGAGTTCTACGTCGAGACCGAGAACGTCGACGGCAACACGCAGTCGATGTACCAGAACCAGTTTACGGCCGGAGAGCCCGCGAACATCACCTTCGGCGTCGAGAACCGCGAACAGCAGACCGAGTCGTACACCGTCGTCGTGTTGAGCGAGCGCGTCCAGACGAACGACAACGAGACGACGGTGACCGAGTCCGAACAGATCGGCGCGGCCGACCTCACGCTCGACTCGCGGGAGAACGTCAGCCGCGACGTGACGGTGACGCCGTCGATGACCGGCGACGTTCGCTTCACGCTCCTCCTCTACCGCGACGGCGCACCGGCGGACCCATCGGCGGAGAACGCCTACCGGAGTCTCAAACTGTACGTCACGGTCTCCGGTGACGGCCAGAACGGGTCGCTCGCAGGTCCAGCCGCGAGTGATTCCACGCTCGTGACCGACTCGCTAAGTACGTCGGCGATTCGGACTACGAGCACCCCCTGA
- a CDS encoding asparagine synthase-related protein gives MQKQFFGVFGDAREFERLRSPHEFDTVVGGNVATVGIRDPGLGHPGRSDTHSGPKGECVVWGEAYAPGTHANVAEWVLDRYAEVGRDAFSELNGSYLIFIERDGEAFVVTDPIRSWDCFYADTDQGRVFSSDAAAVARTLSGHAVRRDALLEFLHLGVVLGEKSLLERMFRLPIDSVLTESDTYDLSRFVYEPKEFDYVQELADRLGRAVRRRARAPGRKGLLLSAGYDSRTVLSKMPEIEHCYTVGHPEGQETEGARTLATQYGAEHTAFRPTNRYLMADESKVRYSQGIKESLHIHHAGYTDEMNVDSMFHGLLCDTFLRGHFLAQDGVELFGKTVPFRRLDPDPNPVENLLSKLGYMPEASQAVAGQLVGLDVDPATFVRDAVSREFEKSWDRADGVQNAIDLTGISNQPSTPFRTHLADNFFESFVVADAELIDWHLTTPPQYRNTATFIKALRRLDDDILQNPPPDRPYDTQFLNHVEGFLRRKLPLVEGFESPWPDRRDIYREYDLDEVLFPDEPYVHDLPVRHKLRINDSFGWLELCTERSIRPKEVFAVDERVPDTGKRGA, from the coding sequence ATGCAAAAACAGTTCTTCGGCGTCTTCGGCGACGCCCGCGAGTTCGAGCGCCTGCGCTCACCACACGAGTTCGATACCGTCGTCGGCGGCAACGTCGCCACCGTCGGCATCCGCGACCCGGGACTCGGCCACCCCGGACGCAGCGACACGCACTCCGGACCGAAAGGCGAGTGTGTGGTCTGGGGCGAGGCGTACGCGCCCGGCACCCACGCCAACGTCGCCGAGTGGGTCCTCGACCGCTACGCAGAGGTCGGACGCGACGCGTTCTCCGAACTCAACGGCTCGTACCTCATCTTCATCGAACGGGACGGCGAGGCGTTCGTCGTCACCGACCCCATCCGTTCGTGGGACTGCTTCTACGCCGACACCGACCAGGGACGCGTGTTCAGCTCCGACGCGGCCGCCGTCGCGCGGACGCTCTCGGGGCACGCCGTCCGCCGCGACGCCCTCCTCGAGTTCCTCCACCTCGGCGTCGTCCTCGGCGAGAAGTCGCTGCTCGAACGGATGTTCCGCCTTCCCATCGACTCGGTGCTCACCGAGTCGGACACGTACGACCTCTCTCGGTTCGTCTACGAGCCGAAGGAGTTCGACTACGTCCAGGAACTGGCCGACCGACTCGGACGGGCGGTCCGCCGCCGCGCCCGCGCGCCGGGCCGGAAGGGGCTGCTGCTCTCGGCGGGCTACGACTCGCGGACCGTGCTCTCGAAGATGCCCGAGATCGAGCACTGCTACACCGTCGGCCACCCCGAAGGCCAGGAGACGGAGGGCGCACGGACCCTCGCCACCCAGTACGGCGCAGAACACACCGCCTTCCGACCGACGAACCGATACCTGATGGCCGACGAGTCGAAGGTCCGTTACTCGCAGGGTATCAAGGAGTCGTTGCACATCCACCACGCGGGCTACACCGACGAGATGAACGTCGACTCGATGTTCCACGGCCTGCTCTGCGACACGTTCCTCCGCGGGCACTTCCTCGCGCAGGACGGCGTCGAACTGTTCGGCAAGACGGTGCCGTTCCGCCGCCTCGACCCCGACCCGAACCCCGTCGAGAACCTGCTCTCGAAACTCGGCTACATGCCCGAGGCGAGTCAGGCAGTCGCCGGACAACTCGTCGGCCTCGACGTCGACCCGGCGACGTTCGTCAGAGACGCCGTCTCCCGCGAGTTCGAGAAGTCGTGGGACCGCGCCGACGGCGTCCAGAACGCCATCGACCTCACAGGCATCAGCAACCAGCCGTCGACGCCGTTCCGGACGCATCTCGCGGACAACTTCTTCGAGTCGTTCGTCGTCGCCGATGCGGAGTTGATCGACTGGCACCTGACGACGCCGCCGCAGTACCGCAACACCGCGACGTTCATCAAGGCGCTTCGTCGTCTCGACGACGACATCCTGCAGAACCCGCCGCCGGACCGCCCGTACGACACCCAGTTCCTCAACCACGTCGAGGGGTTCCTCCGTCGGAAACTGCCGCTCGTCGAAGGGTTCGAGTCGCCGTGGCCCGACCGCCGCGACATCTACCGCGAGTACGACCTCGACGAGGTGCTGTTCCCCGACGAACCGTACGTCCACGACCTGCCGGTCCGGCACAAGCTCCGCATCAACGACAGCTTCGGCTGGCTCGAACTCTGCACGGAGCGGTCAATTCGCCCGAAAGAGGTGTTCGCCGTCGACGAACGGGTCCCCGATACGGGCAAACGGGGTGCCTGA
- a CDS encoding class I SAM-dependent methyltransferase produces MLPSVDQTRILKVGCSAGELTEELEERGATVVGLDGSRKMPTYARNRVPDADLVQTDLGDGVPFDAETFDGVISSLAVHYVRDWDQLLCELRRVLDVGGWVDFSVQHP; encoded by the coding sequence TTGCTCCCGAGCGTCGACCAGACTCGAATCCTCAAAGTTGGCTGTAGTGCGGGCGAACTCACCGAAGAACTCGAAGAGCGAGGAGCGACCGTCGTCGGCCTCGACGGGAGTCGAAAGATGCCGACGTACGCACGCAACCGAGTCCCGGATGCTGACTTGGTTCAGACGGACCTCGGTGACGGAGTTCCGTTTGACGCCGAGACGTTCGACGGTGTAATCAGCTCGCTCGCAGTTCACTACGTCCGAGACTGGGACCAGTTGTTGTGCGAACTTCGACGAGTGCTCGACGTCGGCGGCTGGGTGGATTTCTCGGTTCAGCACCCGTAA
- a CDS encoding metal-dependent hydrolase: MWPWEHLAFGYVLYSLFRHATGRSPTGPEVFVLAAATQFPDLVDKPLSWTFGVMPTGYGLAHSIFVAPVLVAAALLVATRLGSVMWGAAFAVGYLSHLVGDVVYPYIEGDALSLDPLLWPLVNNTGAAPEAGSIELVVYYLVRWLGDLLRLDVGLLLAFELALATFVFGLWAYDGFPGVAMVVRPLRR, translated from the coding sequence ATGTGGCCGTGGGAGCATCTCGCGTTCGGCTACGTACTCTACTCGCTGTTTCGCCACGCGACCGGCCGAAGTCCGACGGGTCCCGAGGTGTTCGTCCTCGCGGCGGCGACGCAGTTTCCCGACCTCGTCGACAAACCCCTGTCGTGGACGTTCGGCGTGATGCCGACGGGCTACGGCCTCGCGCACTCGATCTTCGTCGCGCCCGTACTCGTCGCCGCGGCGCTGCTCGTCGCCACGCGTCTCGGGAGCGTGATGTGGGGTGCGGCGTTCGCCGTCGGCTACCTCTCGCACCTCGTCGGCGACGTCGTCTACCCCTACATCGAGGGCGACGCGCTCTCGCTGGACCCGTTGCTCTGGCCGCTTGTCAACAACACCGGCGCGGCCCCCGAGGCCGGCTCTATCGAACTCGTCGTCTACTATCTCGTCCGGTGGCTAGGCGACCTGCTGCGACTCGATGTGGGTCTGCTACTCGCCTTCGAGCTGGCGCTGGCGACGTTCGTCTTCGGCCTCTGGGCGTACGACGGCTTCCCCGGCGTGGCGATGGTGGTTCGGCCGCTGCGTCGGTGA